The Pseudomonas extremaustralis genome contains a region encoding:
- a CDS encoding CheR family methyltransferase yields the protein MNVILSDAEFQQFRSLIHQIAGISLSDAKKQLVSARLAKRLQVLKLNTYGAYYKVLMKDAAELQVAVDMLTTNETYFFREPKHFDFLRDVALPELRGSGPLRVWSGACSTGEEPYTLAMVLADNLAGRPWEIVASDISSRVLDKARQGRYPLEATRGIPEALLNKYCLKGVGANHGCFMVEPALASRIDFQAINLNNPLPKLGMFDVIFLRNVMIYFDSDTKVQVVKRLISHLKPGGYFLVSHSESLNGVTDQLRVVKPSIYRRPHA from the coding sequence ATGAACGTGATTCTCTCCGACGCCGAATTCCAGCAGTTTCGCAGCCTCATTCATCAGATCGCGGGCATCAGTCTCTCCGATGCCAAGAAACAGTTAGTGAGCGCCCGGCTCGCCAAGCGCCTGCAAGTGTTAAAACTCAATACCTACGGCGCTTACTACAAAGTGCTGATGAAGGACGCGGCGGAATTACAGGTGGCGGTCGATATGCTGACCACCAACGAAACCTATTTTTTCCGCGAACCCAAGCATTTCGACTTCCTGCGCGATGTCGCATTGCCCGAGCTGCGCGGCAGCGGGCCTTTGCGTGTCTGGAGCGGGGCCTGCTCGACCGGTGAAGAGCCCTACACCCTGGCAATGGTCCTGGCGGACAATCTCGCCGGCCGGCCCTGGGAGATCGTGGCCTCGGACATCAGCAGCCGGGTGCTGGACAAGGCCCGCCAAGGGCGCTACCCGCTGGAAGCGACACGCGGGATTCCCGAAGCACTGCTGAACAAATATTGCCTCAAGGGCGTCGGCGCCAACCACGGGTGCTTCATGGTCGAGCCGGCGCTGGCGTCGCGGATCGATTTCCAGGCTATCAACCTGAACAACCCGTTGCCGAAGCTGGGCATGTTCGACGTGATCTTCCTGCGCAACGTGATGATCTATTTCGATAGCGACACCAAAGTCCAAGTGGTCAAGCGCCTGATCAGCCACCTCAAGCCTGGCGGCTATTTCCTGGTCAGTCATTCGGAAAGCCTCAACGGCGTGACCGATCAGCTGCGAGTGGTCAAGCCTTCCATCTACCGGAGGCCACATGCCTGA
- a CDS encoding TlpA disulfide reductase family protein: MYAKTPLRWFVLCCCLFSLPSWAIDVGEHAPGLTAKTLNGETFDLHQQANQVVIVNFWASWCEPCREEMPAMQSYYQRHKSEGLKIIAISMDEPEDDAMVRKVMASYSYPAAFQRDADFSAFGRIWRMPMTYVIDKQGIVRKDGSVGAPKIDLPLLEKLVTPLLTAH; this comes from the coding sequence ATGTACGCAAAAACACCCCTACGCTGGTTTGTACTGTGCTGCTGCCTGTTCAGCCTGCCCTCGTGGGCAATTGATGTAGGCGAGCACGCACCGGGCCTGACGGCAAAAACCCTGAATGGCGAAACATTTGATTTACATCAGCAAGCCAATCAGGTGGTCATCGTGAATTTCTGGGCCTCTTGGTGCGAACCGTGCCGTGAAGAAATGCCGGCGATGCAAAGCTATTACCAACGGCATAAAAGCGAAGGCCTAAAGATTATCGCGATCAGCATGGATGAGCCCGAAGACGACGCCATGGTGCGCAAGGTCATGGCAAGTTACAGCTATCCCGCAGCATTCCAGCGTGATGCGGACTTCAGCGCGTTTGGCCGAATCTGGCGCATGCCAATGACTTACGTGATCGATAAGCAGGGCATCGTGCGCAAGGATGGCAGCGTCGGAGCCCCCAAAATCGATCTGCCGTTGTTGGAAAAACTCGTGACGCCATTGCTGACCGCTCACTAG
- a CDS encoding sigma-54-dependent transcriptional regulator: protein MILVVDDELRSRESLRRVLDQEFQVLLAESAAQARELLEQHGVAVILCDQRMPHVSGIEFLKEVRERWPDVVRIVLSGYTDSEDIIAGVNQAGIYQYLLKPWLPENLLNTVRNAVESQSLQNHMQRLDLELRAGTPALRRRSRETLERVRDTFDFSRIVRSAGGPLDAVCELAARVARYDLSVLLLGESGTGKELLARAIHYASPRAGNAFVMENCAALPDTLLESELFGHKRGAFTGAHQDHIGLFQRANGGTLLLDEIGDTSPAFQVKLLRVLQEGELRPVGASSTVRVDVRVIAATHRDLEQDVAAGRFRSDLYYRLSTVSLGLPPLRERTADLMPIAKKLLDDARLELDLPDLHFADDALASLIGYPWPGNIRELRNEIYRAAALSEGAQIGAHSFSWRVMQGQSRNTNDLRLSPPTGTLQEQLDAIEATILKESLLRHRWNKTHAARELGLSRVGLRQKLRRLGLEEAR from the coding sequence ATGATTCTGGTAGTGGACGATGAGCTACGTTCGCGTGAATCGTTGCGCCGGGTACTCGATCAGGAGTTCCAGGTACTGCTGGCCGAGTCCGCCGCGCAAGCCCGTGAACTCCTTGAACAGCACGGGGTGGCGGTGATCCTCTGCGACCAGCGCATGCCCCATGTCAGCGGTATCGAGTTTCTCAAGGAAGTGCGCGAACGCTGGCCGGATGTGGTGCGCATTGTGCTGTCGGGCTACACCGATTCGGAAGACATCATCGCGGGCGTCAATCAGGCCGGTATCTATCAGTACCTGCTCAAACCCTGGCTGCCTGAAAACCTGCTCAACACGGTGCGCAACGCGGTGGAGAGCCAATCGTTGCAAAACCATATGCAGCGACTGGACCTGGAACTGCGCGCCGGCACGCCCGCGCTGCGCCGCCGCAGCCGCGAAACCTTGGAACGGGTGCGCGACACTTTCGATTTCTCGCGCATCGTGCGCAGCGCCGGCGGTCCGTTGGATGCCGTGTGTGAGTTGGCCGCACGGGTCGCTCGCTATGACTTGTCGGTGCTGCTGTTGGGCGAGTCGGGCACCGGCAAAGAGTTGCTGGCCCGTGCCATCCATTACGCCAGCCCGCGCGCGGGCAATGCCTTCGTCATGGAGAACTGCGCGGCGCTGCCCGATACCTTGCTGGAGTCCGAACTGTTCGGGCACAAGCGCGGGGCCTTCACCGGCGCGCATCAGGATCACATCGGGTTGTTCCAGCGCGCCAATGGCGGCACCTTGCTGCTCGACGAAATCGGCGACACCTCGCCGGCCTTTCAGGTCAAGTTGCTGCGCGTCTTGCAAGAAGGCGAGTTGCGCCCCGTTGGTGCCTCGAGCACGGTACGGGTCGATGTGCGGGTGATCGCGGCGACCCATCGCGATCTGGAGCAGGATGTGGCCGCCGGACGTTTCCGCAGCGACCTGTATTACCGCCTGTCCACGGTCAGCCTGGGCCTGCCGCCGTTGCGCGAGCGCACCGCCGACCTGATGCCCATCGCCAAAAAGCTGCTGGACGATGCGCGCCTGGAGCTTGACCTGCCGGATCTGCACTTCGCCGACGACGCCCTGGCGAGCCTGATTGGTTATCCGTGGCCGGGCAATATTCGCGAGTTGCGCAACGAAATCTATCGCGCTGCCGCGTTGTCGGAGGGCGCGCAAATCGGGGCGCATTCGTTTTCCTGGCGCGTCATGCAAGGCCAGAGCCGCAACACCAACGACCTGCGGCTCTCGCCACCCACCGGCACTCTGCAAGAACAACTGGACGCTATCGAAGCGACCATACTCAAGGAATCGCTGCTGCGTCACCGTTGGAACAAAACCCATGCGGCCCGTGAACTGGGCTTGTCGCGCGTGGGCCTGCGCCAGAAATTGCGCCGTCTTGGCCTGGAGGAAGCCCGATGA
- a CDS encoding DJ-1/PfpI family protein translates to MIDNDRRNLVLCALLAPLAASTSLNLNAAEAPMPEHKMPERDRDMDSVPWMGSEEIAMLVYPGMTVMDLVGPHCMFGALMGVKIHIVAKSLEPVTSDAGLTVVPTVTFDTCPQDLTVLFTPGGTDGTLAAASDPETLAFMADRGARAKYVTSVCSGSLILGAAGLLKGYKATSHWSCREALAGFGAIPTEARVVRDRNRITGAGVTAGLDFGLSMVAELRDQTYAECTQLMSEYDPDPPFNAGSMKTAPPKVKTAMIQLVADFTKKAELLSGVAKG, encoded by the coding sequence ATGATTGATAACGACCGCCGTAACCTTGTGTTGTGCGCACTGCTGGCGCCACTTGCAGCCAGCACCTCGCTCAACCTCAACGCTGCCGAAGCGCCAATGCCCGAACACAAAATGCCCGAGAGGGACCGCGACATGGACAGCGTGCCCTGGATGGGCAGTGAGGAAATTGCAATGTTGGTCTACCCCGGCATGACCGTAATGGATCTGGTAGGGCCGCACTGCATGTTCGGTGCGCTCATGGGTGTGAAGATCCACATTGTCGCCAAGTCCCTTGAGCCGGTGACGAGTGATGCTGGACTGACAGTCGTACCGACGGTCACCTTCGATACGTGCCCTCAAGACTTGACCGTGCTGTTCACGCCGGGCGGCACGGATGGAACCCTGGCGGCCGCCTCGGATCCCGAGACCCTGGCCTTTATGGCGGACCGTGGTGCGCGGGCGAAATATGTCACCAGCGTCTGTTCTGGCTCGCTGATTCTTGGGGCGGCAGGGCTGCTCAAGGGTTATAAGGCAACGTCGCACTGGTCGTGCCGTGAAGCCCTCGCCGGTTTTGGTGCTATTCCCACCGAGGCGCGCGTGGTGCGCGACCGCAACCGCATCACGGGGGCGGGCGTAACTGCGGGGCTGGACTTCGGCCTGAGTATGGTCGCTGAGCTGCGAGACCAGACCTATGCCGAATGTACGCAGTTGATGAGCGAGTACGATCCCGATCCACCCTTCAACGCCGGTTCCATGAAGACCGCGCCGCCGAAGGTGAAGACCGCCATGATCCAGTTGGTCGCGGACTTTACCAAGAAGGCGGAGTTGCTCTCTGGTGTAGCGAAGGGCTGA
- a CDS encoding DUF2946 family protein, which translates to MRQLAMRLALIAALLPSAMLWLAATHGQPMAMGGHCNMAGHVHAQTTHNPAAPDQYQECNCPLCVVHAVDIALPPSVVQWQLSGHADIVLAQAPYQSYVRTVWQVSEPRGPPAVS; encoded by the coding sequence TTGCGTCAACTGGCCATGCGCCTCGCCTTGATTGCGGCATTGCTGCCGAGCGCGATGCTGTGGCTGGCGGCTACGCATGGGCAGCCGATGGCGATGGGCGGACACTGCAACATGGCTGGGCATGTCCATGCCCAGACGACCCACAACCCTGCGGCACCGGACCAGTATCAGGAATGCAATTGCCCGTTGTGTGTCGTGCATGCGGTAGATATCGCACTGCCGCCCAGCGTCGTGCAATGGCAGCTTTCCGGCCACGCCGACATTGTGTTGGCGCAAGCCCCTTATCAATCCTATGTCCGCACGGTCTGGCAGGTCTCGGAGCCACGCGGCCCGCCTGCCGTTTCCTGA
- a CDS encoding TonB-dependent siderophore receptor, translated as MRSINYQPQFYLDLRRWRWRQAFCLFLGTALPVVVQAAEPPESPLNPTTPASSVDDGDRKKSWTLAPITVSGSREGYTATTSSSATKTDTPLAEVPQSVQVVTRSMIKEQDMHTLGDVLVNVSGVRPTRPEEALFTQPIVRGFPAEIYMNGLPAFGGTAASIDPTSLVGTERVEVLKGPTSALYGGGIGAPLGGLINVVSKRPEAEPSATVSLRTGSFSTVNPSLDVNTPIGENIAARLSADYQENDSWIDHVNGHHWSVQPSIAFQLSPDTELLLRGHYEERSQLEYSGLPAAQALSGQIDRNAFPGATNGQPQSTISNRTTTAELKHEINDDTRLTLTAQYYEGKTRDYGSFVYPELLGASPATPTVYPIFKLYLPSNIRENTLDANLGTNIDALGGRHELLVGVNHDTTHFYSAVSGADLIGELDLANPSYGLSYGATPELLVSQTNRYQTTALYVQDQATYGRFHLLGSLRLSQLELEQKEQGVDATYHRVTPRVGITYDLTDSVAIYAAYSTGFRGAFNFNGRETPKPELSRNYEAGMKLAFTDLGLSGTLAVFEQTRRNVATPDPDPNYSILGYSVQSGEQRARGVEADMVWEPIPALSLLANYAYTQAEVTEDNSIPVGDGLPRVPRHSGRFAARYRILDGVAKGLGFGAGITALSSRELTLPNTVSAPGYALLDAQASYDFDRYTVSVSAVNLAGRKVFETYQYLGSPLVLPTQPRSAYLTLTARF; from the coding sequence ATGCGCTCAATCAACTATCAGCCACAGTTTTATCTTGACCTGCGCCGCTGGCGTTGGCGCCAAGCGTTCTGCCTGTTTCTGGGGACGGCATTGCCTGTGGTGGTCCAGGCGGCCGAACCGCCGGAGTCGCCGCTCAACCCAACGACTCCGGCGTCCAGTGTCGATGACGGCGACCGCAAAAAAAGCTGGACCTTGGCACCGATCACCGTTTCCGGTAGCAGAGAAGGCTATACCGCCACCACTTCATCTTCGGCCACCAAGACCGATACCCCCTTGGCCGAAGTGCCACAGTCGGTGCAGGTGGTCACCCGGTCGATGATCAAGGAACAGGACATGCACACCCTGGGCGACGTATTGGTCAACGTCTCTGGCGTAAGGCCTACCCGACCCGAAGAAGCGCTGTTCACCCAGCCGATCGTGCGTGGCTTTCCAGCAGAGATCTACATGAACGGTCTGCCTGCATTCGGCGGTACGGCGGCCAGTATCGATCCAACCAGCCTGGTTGGCACCGAGCGTGTCGAGGTGCTCAAGGGGCCTACGTCGGCGCTTTACGGCGGTGGCATCGGCGCGCCGTTGGGTGGGCTGATCAACGTGGTGTCCAAGCGGCCCGAGGCTGAACCGAGCGCGACGGTGTCGCTGCGTACCGGAAGTTTCTCGACGGTTAACCCATCGCTGGACGTCAACACGCCGATTGGCGAGAACATCGCCGCACGGCTATCCGCCGATTACCAGGAGAACGACAGCTGGATCGACCACGTCAACGGCCATCACTGGTCCGTCCAGCCGAGCATTGCGTTCCAGCTCTCCCCGGACACCGAGCTGCTGTTGCGCGGCCACTATGAGGAACGCAGCCAGCTCGAATATTCCGGCTTGCCGGCCGCCCAGGCATTGAGTGGGCAAATCGACCGCAACGCTTTTCCTGGCGCAACGAACGGGCAGCCGCAGAGCACCATCAGTAATCGCACCACCACCGCCGAGCTCAAGCACGAGATCAATGACGATACCCGGTTGACCCTCACCGCCCAGTATTACGAGGGCAAGACTCGGGACTACGGCAGCTTCGTCTATCCGGAGTTGCTCGGCGCGAGCCCGGCAACACCGACGGTCTATCCGATCTTCAAGCTCTACCTGCCAAGTAACATCCGTGAAAACACGCTGGATGCCAACCTGGGGACCAATATTGATGCACTGGGCGGCCGCCACGAGTTGCTGGTGGGGGTCAATCACGACACGACTCACTTCTACTCGGCTGTGTCTGGCGCGGACCTTATTGGCGAGCTCGACCTGGCCAACCCCAGCTATGGGCTGTCCTACGGAGCAACCCCGGAACTTCTGGTAAGCCAGACCAACCGCTATCAGACCACCGCGCTCTACGTGCAGGACCAAGCCACCTATGGCCGCTTTCACCTGCTGGGGTCATTGCGCTTGAGCCAGCTCGAGCTGGAGCAGAAAGAGCAGGGCGTCGACGCCACCTACCACCGCGTGACGCCCCGGGTCGGCATCACCTACGACCTGACCGACAGCGTGGCAATCTACGCGGCGTATTCCACGGGATTTCGCGGCGCGTTCAACTTCAACGGGCGCGAGACGCCCAAACCTGAACTGTCTCGTAACTATGAGGCCGGCATGAAGCTGGCCTTCACCGATCTTGGTCTCTCCGGCACGCTCGCCGTGTTCGAACAGACCCGCCGTAACGTTGCCACTCCAGACCCAGACCCCAATTACTCGATTCTGGGCTATTCGGTGCAAAGCGGTGAACAGCGCGCGCGCGGGGTAGAGGCGGACATGGTCTGGGAGCCGATCCCCGCGCTCTCATTGCTGGCCAACTATGCCTACACCCAGGCAGAAGTGACCGAGGATAATTCGATTCCGGTCGGTGACGGGCTGCCACGTGTACCCCGTCACAGCGGTCGCTTTGCCGCCCGCTATCGAATCCTCGACGGTGTCGCCAAAGGCCTGGGCTTCGGTGCCGGTATCACCGCGCTCAGCTCGCGGGAGCTTACCTTGCCCAATACGGTTTCCGCTCCAGGGTACGCACTGCTTGATGCACAGGCGTCCTATGATTTTGACCGTTATACGGTCTCGGTCTCGGCGGTCAATCTAGCCGGACGCAAAGTCTTTGAAACCTACCAGTACCTGGGTTCGCCACTGGTGTTGCCGACTCAGCCACGTTCGGCCTACCTGACGCTGACCGCCCGTTTTTAA
- a CDS encoding protein-glutamate methylesterase/protein-glutamine glutaminase, whose protein sequence is MSPIKVLIIDDSAVVRQVLTATLGQDPAIEVIGAAADPVFAMDKMNKQWPDVIVLDVEMPRMDGITFLKKLMAEHPTPVVICSTLTEKGAATTMQALAAGAVSIVTKPQLNLRQFLTDSSEELAAAVKAAAKANMKRMAPGADRPPARLNADVILPASTQAMARTTESIVAIGTSTGGTQALELVLTALPRVCPGIVIVQHMPEHFTAAFAERLNRLCEIEVREAKNGDRVMPGCALIAPGGRHMLLKRSGAQYQVEIVDGPPVSRHRPSVDVLFRSVARSAGGNALGIIMTGMGDDGARGLKEMHDNGARTLGQDEESCVVYGMPKEAFKLGAVERELPLEHISAAILNAMHQRR, encoded by the coding sequence ATGAGCCCTATCAAAGTTCTGATCATTGACGACTCCGCAGTGGTCCGCCAAGTGCTGACGGCGACCCTGGGACAAGACCCGGCCATTGAAGTGATCGGCGCGGCGGCGGACCCGGTGTTCGCCATGGACAAAATGAACAAGCAATGGCCGGATGTGATTGTGCTGGACGTCGAGATGCCGCGCATGGATGGCATCACGTTCCTCAAGAAACTGATGGCCGAACACCCCACGCCGGTGGTCATTTGCTCCACATTGACCGAGAAGGGCGCGGCCACCACCATGCAAGCCCTGGCGGCCGGGGCCGTCAGCATTGTGACCAAGCCACAGCTGAACCTGCGCCAGTTCCTCACCGACAGCTCCGAAGAACTGGCGGCTGCCGTCAAGGCTGCCGCCAAGGCCAACATGAAACGCATGGCGCCTGGCGCCGACCGTCCGCCTGCAAGGCTGAATGCCGATGTGATTCTGCCTGCCAGCACCCAGGCAATGGCGCGCACCACCGAGAGCATTGTCGCCATTGGCACCTCCACCGGCGGCACTCAAGCCCTGGAACTGGTGTTGACCGCCTTGCCGCGGGTATGTCCAGGCATAGTGATCGTGCAGCACATGCCCGAACATTTCACCGCGGCATTTGCCGAGCGCCTCAACCGGCTGTGCGAGATTGAAGTCCGAGAAGCCAAAAACGGCGACCGCGTGATGCCCGGTTGCGCCTTGATCGCCCCCGGGGGCCGGCACATGTTGCTCAAGCGCAGCGGCGCCCAATACCAGGTTGAAATCGTCGACGGCCCACCTGTCAGCCGCCACCGGCCTTCGGTTGACGTGCTGTTTCGCTCGGTCGCCCGCAGTGCCGGTGGCAACGCCTTGGGCATCATCATGACGGGCATGGGCGACGACGGCGCCCGTGGCCTGAAGGAAATGCACGACAACGGCGCCCGCACGCTGGGCCAGGATGAAGAGTCCTGCGTGGTGTATGGCATGCCCAAGGAGGCCTTCAAGCTGGGGGCGGTGGAGCGCGAGTTGCCGCTCGAGCATATTTCCGCGGCGATTCTGAACGCCATGCATCAGCGGCGTTGA
- a CDS encoding chemotaxis protein CheD, with product MPETQRAREVFLNPGEWFFGSGAIRLRTVLGSCVALVCWHPQRLLGGMCHYLLPKRAVANSKVLDGRYGDEALQLLIAQMRAVKAQPTEFRVSVYGGGNMFPGLVRPDNHYVGQRNVEQARRLLDLHHLPCHNFHVEGVGYRTVVFDLANGNIELNYLALQQPLGSPHGECAT from the coding sequence ATGCCTGAGACTCAACGCGCCCGCGAGGTTTTCCTGAATCCCGGCGAATGGTTTTTCGGCTCGGGCGCGATCCGGCTACGCACGGTGCTGGGCTCGTGCGTTGCCCTGGTGTGCTGGCATCCGCAGCGTTTGCTGGGGGGCATGTGTCACTACCTGCTGCCCAAGCGCGCCGTGGCGAACTCGAAGGTTCTGGACGGCCGTTACGGCGATGAAGCGCTCCAGTTGTTGATCGCCCAAATGCGTGCGGTCAAGGCGCAGCCGACGGAGTTCAGGGTCAGCGTGTATGGCGGCGGGAACATGTTTCCCGGGCTGGTGCGCCCGGACAATCACTACGTCGGGCAACGCAATGTCGAGCAAGCCAGGCGGCTGCTCGACCTGCATCATTTGCCGTGTCACAACTTCCATGTGGAAGGCGTGGGTTATCGAACCGTGGTGTTCGATCTGGCCAATGGCAACATCGAACTCAATTACCTGGCCCTGCAGCAACCCCTCGGCAGCCCTCACGGAGAGTGTGCGACATGA
- a CDS encoding cysteine hydrolase family protein, which translates to MYALLILDIQVGLVHGPEKPWRCEALLQTVNTLMDKARSAGAPIFLARHIGPAGSPIEPGSPLTEVAQELKLLGDEVVFEKRRPNAFEMTDLADNLRSREVTGVVITGMKTQYCVDSTCRAARDLGFDAVLIADGHTCSDTPVMKAQDIVAHHNATLAGPFCQLVQAEDWRF; encoded by the coding sequence ATGTACGCCCTGTTGATACTCGATATCCAAGTCGGGCTTGTTCACGGCCCGGAAAAACCATGGCGCTGCGAAGCGTTGTTGCAAACAGTGAATACCCTGATGGACAAGGCACGCAGCGCTGGCGCTCCGATTTTTCTCGCGCGTCACATCGGGCCCGCTGGATCGCCAATCGAACCAGGCAGTCCGCTGACGGAGGTTGCGCAGGAACTCAAGCTGCTGGGTGACGAGGTGGTCTTCGAAAAGCGGCGGCCCAACGCTTTTGAAATGACCGACCTGGCGGACAATTTACGGTCTCGCGAGGTTACCGGCGTGGTCATCACCGGCATGAAAACCCAATACTGCGTCGACAGCACCTGCCGTGCTGCTCGTGATCTTGGCTTCGATGCGGTACTCATCGCCGATGGTCATACCTGCTCAGACACGCCAGTGATGAAAGCCCAGGACATCGTGGCTCATCACAATGCAACGCTTGCTGGGCCGTTCTGCCAGTTGGTTCAGGCTGAGGACTGGCGCTTCTAG
- a CDS encoding chemotaxis protein CheW, translating into MSASAVMPGTSQSSLPVDEPLQYLTFLADQEMYAVNTLSVREIIEYSQVTTVPMMPAFLRGVINLRGSVVPVVDLKARFGKGVAQLGSRTCIVILEAAKEGESQVLGVVVDSVSEVIEILDSDIRPAPAFGNHIRTDFIRGMTKVRGEFVTLLQIEHVLCVDEMAGLMNA; encoded by the coding sequence ATGAGTGCCTCAGCCGTTATGCCGGGCACTTCGCAGTCATCCCTGCCGGTCGATGAACCCTTGCAGTACCTGACCTTCCTGGCTGATCAGGAGATGTACGCGGTCAACACCTTAAGTGTTCGCGAAATCATCGAATACAGCCAGGTGACCACCGTGCCGATGATGCCGGCGTTCCTGCGGGGGGTGATCAACCTTCGTGGATCAGTGGTGCCGGTCGTGGATCTCAAGGCCCGGTTCGGCAAGGGCGTGGCGCAACTGGGCAGCCGTACGTGCATCGTCATTCTGGAGGCGGCGAAGGAGGGCGAGTCCCAGGTGCTGGGGGTGGTGGTGGATTCGGTCAGCGAAGTGATCGAGATCCTCGACAGCGATATCAGGCCCGCCCCAGCCTTCGGCAATCATATTCGCACCGACTTCATCCGCGGGATGACCAAGGTGCGCGGGGAGTTCGTCACGCTGCTGCAAATCGAGCATGTCTTGTGTGTCGATGAGATGGCCGGCTTGATGAACGCGTGA
- a CDS encoding TonB-dependent receptor gives MVMPTFRRTRRAALPFAVLSVAALFPHLALACASCGCTLSSDWDSLGLSSSTGLKLDLRYDYLNQNQLRSGTSTISPRAASQVSNNGNPQEVEKYTRNDYLTLGLDYSFNPSWGVDLQVPYIFRSHSTLGTASDGNTAGDGGGQYASKTSSLGDIKVIGRYQGFTPQHNLGVMFGLKLPTGSHDDTAASSDPTAPGPVAIDRGLQPGSGTTDGILGVYYMDTLNKNWDYFGQAMVQKALDSSDHYRPGDGINLNVGLRYMGNAYVMPQLQLNVRHVERDEGANADTVSTGGTLAYLSPGVTVPLGKKVSMYSFVQLPVYQNVNGVQLAPRYTATVGARYTF, from the coding sequence ATGGTCATGCCAACTTTTCGCCGTACCCGCCGTGCGGCTTTGCCATTCGCGGTGTTGTCGGTCGCCGCTTTATTTCCGCACCTTGCGTTGGCTTGTGCCAGCTGCGGCTGCACCCTCAGTTCTGATTGGGACAGCCTCGGCCTGAGCAGCTCGACCGGGCTGAAACTGGACCTGCGTTACGACTACCTGAACCAGAACCAACTGCGTAGCGGTACCAGCACCATTTCGCCGCGCGCCGCGAGTCAGGTTTCCAACAATGGCAATCCGCAGGAAGTAGAAAAATACACGCGCAACGATTACCTGACCCTCGGCCTGGATTACAGTTTCAACCCGAGCTGGGGCGTGGACCTGCAAGTGCCTTATATCTTTCGCAGCCACAGCACCTTGGGCACCGCATCGGATGGCAACACAGCGGGTGATGGTGGTGGGCAATATGCCTCCAAGACATCCAGTCTCGGGGATATCAAGGTGATCGGCCGATACCAAGGGTTTACACCGCAGCACAACCTGGGCGTCATGTTCGGCTTGAAACTGCCCACGGGCAGCCATGATGACACTGCGGCGTCCAGCGATCCCACGGCGCCAGGCCCTGTCGCCATTGATCGTGGCCTACAGCCAGGTTCGGGCACCACCGACGGGATCCTGGGTGTCTATTACATGGACACCCTCAATAAGAACTGGGATTACTTCGGTCAGGCAATGGTGCAGAAGGCGCTCGATTCCAGTGATCACTATCGCCCCGGCGATGGCATCAACCTGAATGTGGGCCTGCGCTATATGGGCAATGCCTATGTCATGCCGCAGCTTCAATTGAATGTGCGCCACGTTGAGCGCGATGAGGGCGCCAATGCCGACACCGTGAGTACCGGCGGAACGCTGGCCTACCTCAGTCCGGGCGTCACCGTGCCGCTGGGCAAAAAAGTGTCGATGTACAGCTTCGTGCAATTGCCGGTGTACCAAAACGTCAATGGTGTGCAACTTGCCCCGCGCTATACCGCGACGGTAGGGGCTCGCTACACGTTCTAG
- a CDS encoding DUF2946 domain-containing protein, translated as MLMIFIGPLISQGISLAHGNNLPMSMAGMACGEMSGMSPISAHGAVEQHHELIVWEKCGYCSLLFQHPPLAESNLFPLRLNHPPLLFFSIHFIPEQATPPVFPGARSRAPPGIPLNVNSHFC; from the coding sequence ATGCTGATGATCTTTATCGGTCCGCTGATCAGTCAGGGGATCAGTCTTGCCCATGGCAACAACCTGCCGATGAGCATGGCGGGCATGGCCTGCGGCGAGATGTCGGGCATGAGTCCGATATCCGCTCATGGGGCTGTCGAACAGCACCACGAATTGATCGTCTGGGAAAAGTGCGGCTACTGCTCACTGTTATTCCAGCATCCACCACTGGCCGAGTCGAACCTGTTTCCCCTGCGGCTGAATCATCCACCGTTACTGTTTTTCTCGATCCACTTTATCCCCGAGCAGGCAACGCCGCCTGTGTTCCCGGGCGCGCGAAGCCGAGCGCCCCCTGGCATACCGCTGAACGTCAATTCCCATTTCTGCTGA